The nucleotide sequence ATGAAGGTATtcactgctgttttgttttatgcAGGATCCTAGGAAGCGGGAAAACCTGGATGCCAAAATACGGAGTTTAAATGATGAAATCTCCAGAATTAAACAAGACATCACTCGGATAAACAATGAGGAGCTGCTTCCCCTTCTGAAAGAGAAGGCCCAGCTTTTGTGTGCACCGGTGGTGAAAGCATGCTTGGATCATCAGATTGCTCAGCAGGAGAGTTATGCTTCCAGACAGGATGCAGTATGCAGGCATTTGATCAGACAGAAAGCATCATTTGAACTTCTTGAGCTAGCCTATGAAATGGAGATGAAGAAACTTAAGAAGATCTACTCTCACCTGGAGGGTTTGGTGGAGTCTCTGAAAAAGAGCAGCAATGAGTTGGAGCAGAGACTGCAGGTGATAACTGAGAGAGCTCAGCATGCAAAGCCAAGGAGCACCATCAGTTCAAAGGATGGGTTCCCTTGCAGGTAAGTGTTACAGTCACTGCTGAACTTGGACTGACTTTAAAATAATGCTGGGGAGATAAAAGGCTTAGGCCAGCTCAGCCTTTTCTGTTGCTGAGTCCTTAGTTCCTTGCTTTAATTAGTACCTTGAATTCTTCAGAATGAAACCTTCAAGATCTGAGCCTTGCCTCTTGCTTATCTTTTGAAGTTCTTTTTAGGTTTGCCTGAGGAAAAACTGTTCAATTTTCAATCTTGTTATTGTTGCTGAAACATTCCCAAGCAAGATCCAGGACATACTAAATATTTAAAGCCAAACCTTTCTTACATGATACCTTGATCTAGGACCTCTTGGAAGTTACTCTAGAGTAAACACAGATGCAGAGAGCTGTTCTTAACAGTGCTTTCCCAGATGGTGTGCACGGCCTCATCAGCTTAGCCTGCAAAACCCCCCCCGTGTGgtagaggaggaggaacagCTGATTTTTACTGCTTGATTTGCCATCTGGCTTCAGTGTCCTCTCACCCATGtggaagttgttttttttttctgtctaaaaGTCTGCTTGTAGCTCAGGTGGTGCCTTAGGAACATGTGCTGTGTTGTTGTCGCCTCAAGACTAAACCTTTTGATGCCATGCATTGGACAAATGGGACAACATGGTGTGTTCATGTCtggcttttcctcttccttgccAGTGCTGCTTTAAGTGTTTTGTAGTACTTAAGTGATAGTTGAGTATGGTCTTTCACAATGAATAACTGCAAATATCAGACAGCAGTTGTTTTGTTCCCATTGTGTGTTTGTCAACTtgtaatatttttgtttagGTTTATTAAGTCTCCAAATCACTAAATGTTGGCTGGCTagtttttaacttttttctttttttgaagttGAAGTACTTACAGGAATTatgcttttttatcttttttcagtTGAAAGAGTTATGGACCCTACAAGAATTACTCTTATTTCTCATTGGTCAGTGAAGTCTGCTGGTTTTCAGCACTTCAAAAAGTGATATCTTACTTTGCAGTCCTTGTGTCAGGAAATAGCTGGCAAAAGCACACTGTAAGCTTCTGTTAGCATTCATTGTCTGCCTGCTGTCTGTTACTTTGGTATTTCGTTGGTGTTAATTTAATGGTGAAATATTTTGGAGCCCTGCTAATCTCATACAAGCTATATACAGATGGAATCATGAAATCAGTGGGAGATGTAGTACAGTTCTGATCTTTACTAGCCCTCTAGCTTTTCAACATGAACATCagggggtattggttgacaaCTGACTGAATGTGagcaggtggccaagaaggccaacaacatcctggcctgcatcagcattAGTGcgaccagcaggaccaaggaagtGATCTTAACCCTGTaatgggcactggtgaggccacagcatgagtactgggttcagctttgggccccacactacaagaaggacattgaggtgctggggcatgtccagagaagggcagtgaagctggtgaagggtctggagaactgaTCGGGTagggagcagttgagggaactggggttgttcagtctggagaaaagggggctggggagaaaccttttgtttcttcacaattacttaaaaggaagctggagccaggtaagtgttggtcttttctccctagtaccaaGTGATAGTACAAAAtgagatggcctcaagttgcaccagggcatgtttaggttgaacattaggaaaaatgtcttccctaaaagggttctcaaaggctggaacaggctgtgcagggaggtagAGGTGttagaggtgtttcaaagaggcagagatgagatgctgagggacatggtttaacaccaggcttggtagagttagagaaggattggactggatgatcttcaaggtctttccaaccaaaccaattttatgtttctgtgatcttcTCTTGACTAATAATGACAGGAGTGCTTAGGAGACTCCAAAAGGCTTTGGTGTCCCATTCATATGTTACAGGCTGTATCAGGCTCTGGAAGGAGACAATGAAAAGCCCCGGTTGTTTAGAACATATGAAAACCTGGAGCAGATGGCTCGGAAGTTAAAGCAGGACTGTGATGCTGCCCAGGATCAGCTAGCAGCATCTTCTcgggaacaggctctccagttGTCCAAGCTAGAAGGTGATGTGGATGCCCTTTGGGATGCTCTGTATCATGGAGGAAATCAGCTACAACTCAGAAGTCCGGTAAGCCTTTGCCCGATCGTTAAAATTATTACATTAATGTGTGTCATGTTCTTTGACTGAGCAGAATGTAGTATGAAGGCTGGAAGCACACAAACTGACTGCCACATCAGCAGCACATTCATCAGCATAATGACCATGGGAGCAGTATTTAGATCCTTAGCAAATGTTCAGTTCTGGACATGTTGGCAGGTGATAAGATTTTGTTTCTGAGCAGATTGTTGCACCTGGCTTAGTTTCTGTCAAAGGTATAGAGAGTCCTGTATTACTTGTAAGTTTATGGTGTGGAAATGATGTCACTGGAAAACTCACTgaaatttctctttattttaactgggtttgggtttttttttgttgttgtttgtttgtttgtttatttggggtttttttgccttgttaCCTGCAATATCTGAAGAGAATGGTTTGGCCATAGGATATTttaccttagagcagccttgcagtattAGAAAGGGGCTTCCAAGAgaactgcagagggacttttgacaaaggcatggaatgacaggatgaggggtaatggcttcaaactggcaGAAGCttgatttagatgagacatgaggaagaaattcttccccatgacagtggtgaggcactggaacaggttttccagagaagctgtggaggctccaagcctgtcagtgtccaaaggcaggttggatgggactttgagTAACCTGGTTTAGTAGGAGGTATctctgcctatggcagaggGAGTAGATagcactagatgatcttgaaggtcccttccaaactaaaccattTTAGGATTCTCTGGGTGACTGATTTGTGCAACCTAAGAACATCAGAATTTTGAAGGACAGCTATAGCAGGACAATCCTACAGACCTCCCAGATGCTGTGCTAGAGCCTCTTTTAGATGGGAATAGGGTTGTTAAATGCAGCTTGTTAAGTAACTTCAGATATCCCAGAAGTGGATTGAGGGAAGTCTTGTGTTACATAATACAGCCTTGGTTAAATACATAAGAATATATTTAGCACGTCCATCTGTCAAGTTAATTTGCAACATATAGAACAGTTTCTATTAAATGAAGCTCTGTAATTGGAACAATACTTATGCAGGGATTCTTCCTTATTAAATCAGTCCAATACCTTTCTGTTGATTCAAGTTGCACCTTAAACCATAGTGACATGTCTTTCTATTGCTACCATTTCTCAAGTAATTCCTTTAATTAAGAAATAATGTGCAAGTAGGTGAGCAGCCTGCTTACACTGACCTGAGAGTGACAGCTGGTAAAGTTGCAACTGGTAATTAATGATTCAGTTTTAAAATTGAATTAGGTTTTTAGTTGTGGATTTTCTTTGGTTCCCTTTTAATGTTTGGCTAGGTCTGAAGACTTGCAATTGACTGAAAACGTCATTCAGCCATCTTGTTGAGGCTGGATTTTTGTGGTCTGAACTCATCTGGTTTAGTAGCCAAGTAATGGAATCTTGTTTTCATAACCTGCTGTGAGTACCATTCCATGAGCTCAAAAGTTGCATATTGAGTGAAATCCCTTTATCACCTGAGGTTCTGGGGTTTTTGTGGTAACATTTCTGTTGCGAACATAAGTGGATTCCAAAGGAAAAACTTTCATATTTCTAGTGAGCTGGTGTGTTAACAATATaaagttttgattttgttttttaatattgtgtttttttttgtcaggaACTTACTGAGCAGTTTCATCAACTAGAAGCTGATTTAAATAAACTAAATGAACTCCTTATGGATCTGATTGCTGATATGAAGTCCAAAAGAGACTTTCTGAAGTCCAACAAGCTCCATCAGATGGAAAGAGACTTGTATGTGTATTTTTTCAAAGATGAAGAGCACTTGAAAGAGATGGTGGAGCAGCTTGAGCAGCAGTCTCGGGCGAAAACCAGTGGTCTGGAAGATCAGAACCTCACTGCCAGTGGAGTTCTTAATGATTAAACTTCTGTGTCCCCTTAAAGGAAAAGACGTTGATGTAAACTGTCTATGGAATGACCAGTGTTAGCTTACCAAGGCTAACATTTATCTGTCATTGCAATGCATGTTAAGCTGGCAGTTACCAGCCTTGGTTGTGTGCTGCTTTATGGCTCTTGGCATCTGCCTGCTGATTCCAAATCTCAGTTTTTGTCAGTTCTTTGCTCTGAAGTAATCCATTAGTTTTTGGAATGAATTACAttcaggctgctctctgccagCCTGTTTGTTGATTCCCACCACACAGTGCCTAGCACAAAAAGGAACATTTCACACTCTTGGGATAAGTTTTCTTGCATGCTAAGAACCTTTGATATGTGAACtggaaaataaagcagagaagGCATTCCAGATTTTGGAACATTGAGGGGATGTGCTCATTCTGAAGAGGAGGGTTCTGCAAGACAGATATTCTTTGATTGTTTCCTTTCCAGTTCTCCTAAGAAGACTTGGCTTTGTTAGAAATGTGTTGGAATCTGTACCAGAATCTGTTTCAAGTACCAAGACCATCTGGTTTGAGACCCTTCTGATATCTCTTAGTGTAACTTGTGGCCTACTTTCTCTATTGAAACCATCCTCATGCTGGcctctgcaaaggaaaaaaataaatttagctTTTGGACTCCTGAGTTTGCTCTGTAACTGATAATGATGAGCATTTCAGTTTCATATTGCTATTCATTGGGCTTTGCTAGGCTGCTGATAACCTTTTCTGTGGCTTCCCAATGTACCAATGGCCCTAAAGAGGCTTTTACAGTATGAGAACTTCCAGTCTTTTGTGTTCTGCTGGGATCAGCTGCTGTCGCTTTTGGGCATTGTACATACTGATGAAAGTTACTAAATTAGCTTTAGTTTCAAT is from Indicator indicator isolate 239-I01 chromosome 23, UM_Iind_1.1, whole genome shotgun sequence and encodes:
- the HAUS3 gene encoding HAUS augmin-like complex subunit 3, with product MSCGKDFVETLKRIGYPEADSLNGDDFDWLFESLEDRAFVEWFCGNVNEQYVVSEKELQDCDKLLECGKPILEGNALDEVLKTLKPVDSKNSSQEEKEEEMKTLEDELRTLQKLKNLQIYRHNKLQVMSSANNHFLQTLKSQEEEARRDLKGGLEVFTAANNKLNSELLLLMEAAKKFASFFTAPDAEQGSGLHPVFFSQLSLDKYLAQEEQSTAAIISYVKKHFHQDMSEWLENSPKGSFQLADLSNQVTCDETDEVCEERQEIARLQTAYICAQHQLIQIQAKEESRKLALRCAEDMLQSLHKDPRKRENLDAKIRSLNDEISRIKQDITRINNEELLPLLKEKAQLLCAPVVKACLDHQIAQQESYASRQDAVCRHLIRQKASFELLELAYEMEMKKLKKIYSHLEGLVESLKKSSNELEQRLQVITERAQHAKPRSTISSKDGFPCRLYQALEGDNEKPRLFRTYENLEQMARKLKQDCDAAQDQLAASSREQALQLSKLEGDVDALWDALYHGGNQLQLRSPELTEQFHQLEADLNKLNELLMDLIADMKSKRDFLKSNKLHQMERDLYVYFFKDEEHLKEMVEQLEQQSRAKTSGLEDQNLTASGVLND